GTGTCTGTGTGGGCTAAGTCCCCAAGCCACAAATAACGCTCCCGGGCAAACATCCCCATTCTCTGGGGGTCACAAACAAGCAGATGTGCTCCCCCTTGGGAATAAGCCCTGGGGAGCCTGTGTAGTGGCTGGGACAAAGAGAAAGGATCGGGCCCTAAAAAGGGGGAGATAACTGGGGCTTAGGTGTGGATGACCCCCAAATTCAAGGGCTGTGTGTGGCCTCTGGGACCCAAGTAAGAGTTACAAGGTCAGCAGTACGGAAATGCTGTGGGACCTAAGGGGTGTCCAGGGCCGTTCCCAATAGGAGCTGGTGTGTTAGCGAACTTCGCTGGTCAAGGGAGACCTTTCTCCACCCAGCCTTTCAGCCTGGACCCTTCAGAGGGGTGCACAGTGAGGCCCCTCCCTGCCCACCTATCCTCTACTTTTCCCAAATCCCATCAGTCTTTAGGACCCAGTTATGGTcactcctccaggaagccttccctagcTACACCAGTCTCTCCACTATGGGACACAGCATCCCTAAGACTCATGTCCGCATTTAAGCCCGTCGCCATTATATTCCAAGAGCCTTGTCTTCCTTCATGAATCCCCCCAGCCTGGGGCGGACACACGGGAGGGGCCCCATCCATGAACCCTCCAGCCTGTGAGTCTCTCCTAGGGCTTCTGCCTCCGTCCCTAGCCACCTACCAGGGAAACGGTCCCATCGCCAACCCGGCCCCAGAGAACATTagccctcctctccttcccccgcTTTCCATACTCTACAGCCTCAAAATAAAGGGGGTTTGAAAGGTCCCAGACGGCTGACACCTTTTTCCATCTGCGCTAACTCTGACCAGTTCTGACCTGGGGCGGAGAAGGGGTGAGGGGCTGGGGGCAGGACAGGGGAGGTACACAGCAAAAgacaccccccacccccaagctACAGAGCCAACAGCACGAGAACTCGGGCACCCATCTGCGACTTCATCTTCACGGGCCCGACCCCCACGGAACGAGAGGTGGGCTTCCCACTGAAGCGGGAGGGAGGCCAGAGCTCGCTGATGGTGACGGACACGAGACACTCATGCAGGTAACAGAAGGCAGCTGACATCTCCCCACGAAGCCCCCCGCCGCTCCCCTCACTCGGTACAACGGGACAAGCACAGTCCTGCTCGTAGAGACAGGGGAATGGACAGGATGACAGGGAGAGTGGCGTGGGGGGGATCCTCTCAAGCCCCAGCTGGGTTCGGGAGGGGCCCCCCCGGGGTGGGGGTGTGGAGGGAGGCGGGCCCCCAGAGAGGACGCAGGGATGTTGGGTGTCCTCATGGAATGGTTTATTACAGTTTCATCTCACAGGGTGGGCAGCAATACATGAGATTAAAGCACCGGACAGAAACGCAAAGGCCTCTGGGATCGGCATGCAACATTGAGACAGGGTCAAGCGCAAACACGAGGCCCGAGGCTGGGAGACGGGCAGGGGAGGGCACGGGCTGCTTCTGACTAGGGCCGGAGGGGGAGAACCTGGGGAGAGGGGCGTTTCCTTTCTCTCCGTTCCCTTCCCCCTCTGCCCTTAATACATGAAGAATGAGATTCGTACTTCTTGTAAAATGCCCAACgtggggtatttttttttctcctcaacttgaaaattaaaaaaaaccacaaaaaaattataaaaaaaggagaaggaagaaaatgagaaggagAGGCAGGCAGGAGCCAGGAGGACAGGGGGAGACAAGGGAGTCCGCCCCTTCCTCCCATTCAGTGCGGTCCCCCAAGCCCCTTTGGTCCCCGCTCGGCTGACCTGTGAGAGAGGGACAGGCCAACGTGGGCCTCCTGTGATGGAGAAGAGGTGGTGGGAGGCCGGGGGGGTATTGGGCGAGGGGAGCCAGGACAGGGCCGGAGGCCGCGTCACTTTGGGATGAAGGACCTGGCGgctgctccccctcccccaggaccGAGTCCCGCCCCCTGCCCCCCGCCTGTCCTGGGGGGAGGCCAGAAAGATGGGCACAGTCTTTCCCAGGATGGGGCTTCAGTCTGAGCTGGTCCAGTTCTCAACAGCACCTCAGTCTTTGTGTTGAGGATAGGGGAGAGAGGTGATTGAAGAGGGTGGCGGGGGACGCCCATGGGGtgcccccacccccagcccgGCGTTCACAGGTGCAGCTCGTGGGCTTTGATATGCTCTAGCTGTTCCCTAAGCTGCAGGAAGGTGGGCCGGTTGGCGGCGTCCAGATGCCAGCAGTTCCTCATCACTTCGTAGACGGCGGCTGGGCAGCCATCCGGAGCGTCCATTTTGTAGCCCTTCTCCACTCTTGGGACCACGTCCTTCAGAGGCTGGGGGGAGACCAGGGAACGCTGGAGCCTCCTCGAGTGCCCACCCTGCCCCTGAGGCCCCGACTCTCCTCCTGAGGCCCTGACCCTCCCCTGAGCCCCCAACCCGCTCCCTTCGCCCAGCAACTTACGATTCTCGGATAAGGCACTCGGCCGAAGGAGTAGATTTCCCAGAGGAGTATCCCAAAGCTCCACACGTCAGACTTGGTGGAGAATTTCTGAGTGGGAGGAAGGAGCAGAATCTCAAAGCCAGGCTGGGGGGGGACGGACCCCAACCACAGTGACCTgcttgggggggtggggggccCTGGGACTGAGCCGGGGGGAGGACTGAACAGAGGAGGGAGCTCGGGGCCCAGCACTCAGCCCGAATGGTCGTAGATGACCAAGGGAGCATCTGCTTGGAGCCAGAAGAGGCCCGGGGACCAGGGATGGAACCCCTTTATGGAGGCTGGGCTCGGGGAGAAGTGCCGTCTTACAGAAGGCCCCAGTCAACGAGCAGCCGCCCATGGGCCCCCGAGGCTGGCCTCCCGCTGCCTCCACTCGTACCTTTTCTCTCAGGGCCTCGGGGGCCGTCCACTTGACGGGCAGCTTCCCCGTGTCCTGGGTGCTGGAGGCCTCCTTGGTGAGGCCGAAGTCGCTGACCTTGGCGATGTTGTCTTCGGACACCAGCACGTTCCTGGCCGCCAAGTCCCGGTGCACAAAGTTGTTGGCCTCCAGGTACTCCATAGCCTCACACACGTCCCTGGGAGGGAAGGAGGTCAGGGGTGGCTCAGGCCGCTTCCCGTACAAGCGTCTCCCCCTCGTCAAGTCTGCAACAGACTCAGTCCCAGAGCCCTCCTCCTCGCCTCTGAgtgggttccccccccccccgggcctTGTGGAGCCTCGGCTTGGCTCAGACGCCACCTCCTATCCCAGCGcagccttccccccccccccccccgaaggGTGCTGACTTCCTATTCAGTCATGGTGGCcatctcctcccccccctccccagagcccaagctccttgaggacaggggcagTTTCGTCTATTTTCCTTCCTGTTCCCCTGCCTAGCATGATGCCGAATCAATGAGTTTCCTTGAGAGCCTCCGTTACCCAACAAGCACTAGGATCATCCTCACCATAGCCTCGTACAGTGCTTTAGGGAAAAGGGTTATTGACCCATTGGCTCTCCCCCACTACCAAGGGAGATGAACGAGAGATATCGTTATCCCTGTTTTTCAAAGGAGGAAACGAAGTCTGAGTAAGACTGACTGGATTGCCTGGATTTTCAGCAGCTACAAGTGTCTGAGCTGAGGGTTCCACTTGGGTCTTTTCAAGGGGCAGCTGGGGGTTagggcagtggataaagcattggtcctggagtcaggaagactccgagttcaaatccagtctcagaaaccagctgtgtgatcctgactccgATTGATCCCAACCCCCCAACCCCCTCAACAATTGAGTCTTTTTGACTTAAAATCCATCCCTTTTACAACAAACCCTGTGTCCCCTCAGACAGGAAGCTCCctgaggaggaggtggaggacaGACCATGGTTTCTCTCCCTCCAAAGTGCCTAGTACTGGGCTCCACCCACACGGATTCAAGGCCTGCCccatctttgctttaaaaaagacAATCCTCGGGGATAAAAGCCCCCCTCCCCCTAGCTCTGAGGGTACTCACAGGGAGAACTTGAGGAGGCAGTCTCCGCCCAGCACCGACCTGCCCCTTGATCGCAAATAGTCCACGAGGCTGCCCTAGGACAGGGAAATAAATCCATGAAAATTCATCAATTAAGAGCTCTTGGAGACTGACCCCTCATTTGACAACCCAGGACACAGTGGGTGTCTTGCCCGAAGTCACAAAGGTAAGTAAAAGGGCTGGATTGAAACCCAGATCGATCCCATGTCTCTTTCTCAGAGACTGTcagcttcctccttcccccaatatTTCTCTGGGTCATGGATTctattggtggagttgggaaaattCTGAAGTTCTTTGGGAAATGGGGAAGGGTTGGAAAATGTCACCGTCCCCTCCAAAACAAGACTGCGGATAAGGAGGAATGATAGAAATGAAGTGAAGAAAGGGGGAATGACATGGGAGCGAGAGGGTGGGAGAGGGCTGCTCACCTTGGCCATGTACTCTGTGACGATATAAAGGCCCCCCTTCTCCTCCACAATCACCCCGAGTAGCTGCACGAGGTTGCTATGCCGGAGTTGCCTGGGGAGAAGGAAACCATTGGGGCCGCTCAGACGCTGGCTCCCAAGTCTTCCCCCACCAGCCCCCCGCCCACTTGAGTTTCCTCCCCAGCCTCGGTGCCCCTTTCTCCACTCACGTCATGACTGAAGCTTCTGCCAGGAAGGCCTGAGCGGTGGCGTCGTTCTTAATGCACTTAACGGCGACTTT
The DNA window shown above is from Sminthopsis crassicaudata isolate SCR6 chromosome 2, ASM4859323v1, whole genome shotgun sequence and carries:
- the CSK gene encoding tyrosine-protein kinase CSK, which codes for MSAIQAVWPSGTECIAKYNFHGTAEQDLPFSKGDVLTIVAVTKDPNWYKAKNKVGREGIIPANYVQKREGVKAGTKLSLMPWFHGKITREQAERLLYPPETGLFLVRESTNYPGDYTLCVSCEGKVEHYRIIYSASKLSIDEEVYFENLMQLVEHYTTDADGLCTRLIKPKVMEGTVAAQDEFSRSGWALNMKDLKLLQTIGKGEFGDVMLGDYRGNKVAVKCIKNDATAQAFLAEASVMTQLRHSNLVQLLGVIVEEKGGLYIVTEYMAKGSLVDYLRSRGRSVLGGDCLLKFSLDVCEAMEYLEANNFVHRDLAARNVLVSEDNIAKVSDFGLTKEASSTQDTGKLPVKWTAPEALREKKFSTKSDVWSFGILLWEIYSFGRVPYPRIPLKDVVPRVEKGYKMDAPDGCPAAVYEVMRNCWHLDAANRPTFLQLREQLEHIKAHELHL